From a single Nymphaea colorata isolate Beijing-Zhang1983 chromosome 4, ASM883128v2, whole genome shotgun sequence genomic region:
- the LOC116253301 gene encoding LOB domain-containing protein 24-like, translating into MKNFQILSFAALHRPTAAIILLQGPDRGLHFCSLSLSVEGEVEMGSGDGCGGGSATTAASKRCAACKAMRRRCREDCAFSAYFPASHPRRFHCVHRIFGAANVSRMLKHLPMEQRGEAVDSLVYEANARILDPVYGCVRVIAELQHQLLAAQEQLAIVRAEIAWCRSRELFQIEKHSHQGDAATEDKARPTEMENLQFDFPFTELDLALDM; encoded by the exons atgaaaaattttcaaattctttctTTTGCCGCGCTGCACCGCCCGACGGCCGCGATAATTCTCCTTCAAGGACCAGATAGAGGTCTGCatttctgctctctctctctctctgtcgaAGGAGAAGTCGAGATGGGATCCGGTGATGGTTGCGGCGGAGGATCTGCGACGACAGCTGCATCAAAGAGGTGCGCAGCATGCAAGGCCATGAGGCGGAGGTGCAGGGAGGACTGCGCCTTCTCCGCATACTTCCCAGCCTCCCACCCTCGCAGATTCCACTGCGTCCACCGGATCTTCGGTGCTGCCAACGTGAGCAGGATGCTCAAg CATCTGCCGATGGAGCAGCGAGGTGAGGCAGTAGATTCTCTAGTCTATGAAGCCAATGCACGTATACTTGACCCAGTCTATGGGTGCGTCCGAGTCATCGCGGAGCTCCAACACCAGCTTCTTGCTGCTCAGGAGCAGCTTGCCATTGTCAGAGCCGAAATTGCATGGTGCAGAAGCCGTGAACTCTTTCAGATTGAAAAACATAGCCACCAGGGTGATGCAGCCACGGAAGACAAAGCAAGGCCTACGGAAATGGAGAATTTGCAGTTTGATTTTCCATTCACAGAGTTAGATTTAGCCCTCGACATGTAA
- the LOC116253569 gene encoding uncharacterized protein LOC116253569 gives MDRSMKSRVFVILSLCSLLLQIQGERQTGGVLFLDSPEHRYLRSGRPTKDDDSASSMTSSDVAATISVLLGFAPPASLPVTSYAKLDKILVPNPFNKPDAVMVLEVGGLEDSSLLLGHGKIQKDGVAIYNSKVLVDSGRSELELSDEDDVALVRLDEPLGFECNAACIDQELHGVASLLEGSYVGSHEPLEGVLTFPLNDGTSFNLHVSRATDREFAVDLVSLVRNIKWAIEMHGDLSAATMKRELLIGRFTGIEALQEKYGADMANQGMELVLTASRRLFDLLHTHYQGHVVGVVIAGAKSASESGKVLDVKYSARVSRWLEEAGSSNTTAIDEVQLVRTSLAWITGIILLISTLIGVYYLLYMPFTRDTLLYSNVKFD, from the exons ATGGATCGATCGATGAAATCTCGCGTCTTTGTCATCCTCTCGCTCTGCTCTCTCCTTCTGCAGATCCAG GGCGAGCGTCAAACTGGCGGAGTCTTGTTTCTCGACAGTCCGGAACATCGCTATCTCCGTTCCGGTCGGCCGACGAAGGACGATGATTCG GCAAGTTCAATGACATCTTCCGATGTTGCTGCTACCATATCAGTGTTGCTTGGGTTTGCACCACCTGCGTCCCTTCCAGTTACATCATATGCTAAG CTGGACAAGATTCTTGTGCCTAATCCTTTTAATAAGCCAGACGCTGTTATGGTTCTAGAAGTGGGTGGATTGGAAG ATTCGTCATTGCTGCTTGGCCATGGGAAAATTCAAAAGGATGGTGTTGCCATCTATAATAGCAAAGTTCTTGTAGATTCCGGTAGAAGTGAACTTGAACTTTCAG ATGAAGATGATGTGGCCCTTGTTCGCTTAGATGAACCATTAGGTTTTGAATGTAATGCTGCTTGCATTGATCAAGAACTGCATGGCGTT GCATCATTGCTGGAAGGATCGTATGTGGGTTCCCATGAACCCCTGGAGGGGGTTTTAACCTTCCCCTTGAATGATGGCACCTCCTTCAATTTGCATGTTTCAAgg GCAACAGATAGGGAATTTGCTGTTGATCTTGTTTCTCTTGTTCGCAACATAAAATGGGCAATCGAGATGCATGGGGATCTGTCTGCAGCTACAATGAAGAGAGAACTACTAATCGGTCGCTTCACTGGCATTGAG GCTTTGCAAGAGAAATATGGTGCAGATATGGCAAATCAGGGCATGGAGCTGGTTCTGACTGCATCAAGAAGATTATTTGATTTATTACATACACATTATCAAG GCCATGTTGTTGGGGTTGTTATAGCTGGTGCAAAATCAGCTTCAGAGTCTGGGAAGGTGCTGGACGTCAAGTACTCTGCTCGAGTTTCACGATGGTTGGAGGAAGCGGGTTCCAGTAATACGACTGCTATAGATGAGGTGCAGTTGGTTAGAACAAGCCTTGCATGGATAACAGGAATCATCCTCTTGATATCAACTCTCATTGGG GTTTACTACCTTCTGTATATGCCATTCACCAGGGACACCCTACTGTACTCTAATGTTAAGTTCGACTAA